Proteins from a genomic interval of Helicobacter pylori Shi112:
- the motB gene encoding flagellar motor protein MotB produces MAKKNKPTECPAGEKWAVPYADFLSLLLALFIALYAISAVNKSKVEALKTEFIKIFNYAPKPEAMQPVVVIPPDSGKEEEQMASESSKPASQNTETKATIARKGEGSVLEQIDQGSILKLPSNLLFENATSDTINQDMMLYLERIAKIIQKLPKRVHINVRGFTDDTPLIKTRFKSHYELAANRAYRVMKVLIQYGVNPNQLSFSSYGSTNPIAPNDSLENRMKNNRVEIFFSTDANDLSKIHSILDNEFNPHQE; encoded by the coding sequence ATGGCTAAGAAAAACAAACCCACCGAATGCCCCGCCGGCGAAAAATGGGCGGTTCCTTATGCGGACTTTTTGTCGTTGTTGCTTGCGCTTTTTATCGCTCTTTATGCCATTTCAGCGGTCAATAAATCCAAAGTGGAAGCCTTGAAAACCGAATTTATTAAGATTTTTAATTACGCTCCCAAGCCAGAGGCGATGCAGCCGGTTGTAGTGATCCCCCCTGATTCAGGGAAAGAAGAAGAGCAAATGGCGAGCGAAAGCTCCAAACCGGCTTCGCAAAATACCGAAACAAAAGCCACTATCGCTCGCAAAGGCGAAGGCAGTGTTTTAGAGCAAATTGATCAAGGCTCTATTTTAAAGCTCCCTTCTAATTTGTTGTTTGAAAACGCTACTTCAGATACTATCAATCAAGACATGATGCTTTATCTTGAACGGATCGCTAAAATCATTCAAAAACTCCCTAAAAGGGTGCATATTAATGTGAGAGGTTTTACAGACGACACGCCTTTAATTAAAACCCGTTTTAAAAGCCATTATGAATTAGCCGCTAATCGCGCTTATAGGGTGATGAAAGTCCTTATACAATACGGCGTAAATCCTAACCAACTGTCTTTTTCTTCTTACGGATCCACAAACCCTATCGCGCCTAATGATTCCCTAGAAAACAGGATGAAAAACAATCGTGTGGAAATCTTTTTTTCAACCGATGCGAACGATTTGAGTAAGATCCACTCTATTTTAGATAATGAGTTCAACCCCCACCAAGAATGA
- the motA gene encoding flagellar motor stator protein MotA: MDLSTILGLVLAVASISLGDILEDGNPLHIIHLSSVIIIVPTSLFAAMTGTHARYVKAAYKEIKIVFLNPKINLNETIKNLVELATLARKDGVLSLEGRVAQIEDDFTRNGLSMIIDGKDLKSVKESLEISIEEMEEYYHGAAHYWETAGETAPTMGLVGAVMGLMLALQKLDNPAEMAAGIAGAFTATVTGIMCSYAIFGPFGHKLKAKSKDIIKEKTVLLEGILGIANGENPRDLENKLLNYIAPGEPKKSQFEG; this comes from the coding sequence TTGGATTTATCAACCATACTAGGCTTGGTATTGGCGGTCGCTTCTATTTCGCTAGGCGATATTTTAGAAGATGGTAACCCGTTGCACATTATCCATTTGAGTTCAGTCATCATCATCGTGCCCACTTCGCTTTTTGCTGCCATGACAGGCACGCATGCTCGCTATGTGAAAGCCGCTTACAAAGAGATAAAAATTGTTTTTTTAAACCCTAAAATCAATTTGAACGAAACCATTAAAAATTTAGTGGAATTAGCCACTTTAGCCAGAAAAGATGGGGTGTTGAGTTTGGAGGGGCGAGTGGCACAAATTGAAGACGATTTCACCCGTAATGGTTTGTCTATGATTATAGATGGCAAGGATCTCAAATCCGTTAAGGAAAGCTTAGAAATCAGCATTGAAGAAATGGAAGAGTATTACCACGGCGCTGCTCATTATTGGGAAACGGCCGGCGAGACCGCTCCGACTATGGGGTTAGTGGGGGCGGTTATGGGGCTTATGCTAGCCTTGCAAAAACTAGACAACCCGGCTGAAATGGCAGCAGGGATCGCTGGGGCTTTTACGGCTACTGTTACAGGGATTATGTGTTCTTATGCGATTTTTGGCCCTTTTGGGCATAAGCTCAAGGCTAAGTCTAAAGACATTATCAAAGAAAAAACCGTTCTTTTAGAGGGGATTTTAGGCATCGCTAACGGGGAAAATCCAAGGGATTTAGAAAACAAACTCTTAAACTACATCGCTCCCGGTGAGCCTAAAAAATCTCAATTTGAGGGCTAA